From Pagrus major chromosome 2, Pma_NU_1.0, one genomic window encodes:
- the LOC141014491 gene encoding EH domain-containing protein 2-like, with protein MSIRRLRSNPKTLGDVNLVTEELKNLYYKRLLPIEKYYSFHHFHSPSYEDADFDNKPMVLVMGQYSTGKTTFIRYLIEQDFPGSRVGPEPTTDCFTAVMYGEPEGIIPGNALTVDPKKPFRNLDPFGNAFLNRFQCVQVPNKVLESISIIDTPGILTAAKRKLSRGYDFPAVLRWFAERVDRIILLFDAHKLEFSDELTRAFGALCGYEDKLRIVLNKADRVDSQQLMRVYGALMWSLGKVFRTPEILRVYIGSFWSEPRQMCDHYQLIELEEEDLLADIRNLPRNAAVRKLNDLVKRARLVRAHAHIISYLKQEMPTIFCKESKKHNLIYQLPVIYTKIQQQHRVPAGDFPDCTKMQEKLLGQDFSKFKTLKPSLMASLDKLLTSDIANLVPLLQQQELRKKSLHGVLDGDFLGTFRPEHFKRDPFKELRIDDQSSEADFDEWAVEKFKPKYDEIFYNLSPKEGKLSGTKVREWMMTTLLPNSVLAHVWRLSDVDGDGMLDNEEFALAVHLIEGKLEGHWLPRELPSHLVPPSKRLSTASDEE; from the exons ATGTCCATCCGGAGGCTCAGGAGCAACCCTAAAACACTCGGGGATGTCAACCTGGTgacagaggagctgaagaaTCTTTATTATAAGAGGCTGCTGCCGATAGAGAAGTACTATTCTTTCCATCACTTTCACTCTCCAAGCTATGAGGATGCAGACTTTGACAACAAGCCGATGGTGTTAGTGATGGGTCAGTACTCAACAGGAAAGACAACTTTTATCAG GTATCTCATAGAACAAGATTTTCCTGGTAGCAGAGTCGGACCTGAGCCAACCACTGACTGCTTCACTGCCGTCATGTACGGAGAGCCGGAAGGAATCATCCCTGGCAATGCTCTCACAGTTGATCCGAAGAAGCCCTTTCGCAACCTTGACCCTTTTGGAAATGCTTTTCTGAACAG GTTTCAGTGCGTTCAGGTGCCAAATAAAGTCCTTGAGAGTATCAGCATCATCGACACGCCAGGCATCTTAACCGCTGCTAAGAGAAAACTGAGTCGAG GCTATGACTTCCCAGCAGTGCTGCGCTGGTTTGCAGAGCGTGTGGATCGAATCATCCTGCTGTTTGATGCACATAAACTTGAGTTCTCTGATGAGCTCACTCGGGCCTTTGGGGCTCTGTGTGGCTATGAGGACAAGTTGCGTATAGTTCTGAACAAAGCTGACAGGGTGGACTCGCAGCAGCTCATGAGAGTGTACGGCGCCCTCATGTGGTCGCTGGGGAAAGTGTTTCGAACCCCCGAGATCTTGAGGGTTTACATCGGATCTTTCTGGTCAGAGCCCAGGCAGATGTGTGACCACTACCAGCTGAtcgagctggaggaggaggatcttTTGGCCGACATCAGGAACCTGCCTCGCAATGCTGCAGTACGCAAGCTGAATGACCTGGTGAAGAGGGCACGCTTAGTGCGG GCTCATGCCCACATTATCAGCTATCTGAAGCAGGAGATGCCAACAATTTTTTGCAAAGAAAGCAAGAAGCACAATCTGATTTACCAGCTTCCCGTGATTTATACCAAGATCCAGCAGCAGCATCGAGTCCCAGCCGGCGACTTCCCCGACTGCACCAAGATGCAG GAGAAGCTTTTGGGTCAAGACTTCTCAAAGTTCAAGACACTGAAACCAAGTCTAATGGCTTCCTTGGATAAACTCCTGACCAGTGACATAGCGAATCTGGTGCCTCTACTTCAACAACAAGAACTGAGGAAGAAATCCCTCCATGGAGTGTTGGACGGTGACTTTTTGGGAACATTCAGGCCTGAGCATTTCAAGAGAGACCCTTTCAAAGAACTCCGCATTGACGACCAGAGCAGTGAGGCAGATTTCGACGAGTGGGCGGTGGAAAAATTCAAGCCGAAATACGACGAGATTTTCTACAACCTCAGTCCGAAAGAGGGCAAACTGAGCGGCACAAAAGTCAGAGAGTGGATGATGACCACCCTCCTGCCCAACTCTGTGCTTGCTCATGTCTGGAGGCTGTCTGATGTAGATGGGGATGGCATGCTGGACAATGAGGAGTTCGCTTTGGCGGTCCACCTTATTGAGGGGAAACTGGAGGGTCACTGGCTTCCCAGAGAGCTGCCGTCTCACCTGGTGCCACCGTCGAAACGGCTGAGTACAGCCAGCGACGAAGAGtaa